The following coding sequences are from one Mycobacterium bourgelatii window:
- a CDS encoding MCE family protein: MSRFRGKPGKNRNPVVLGAMGAVIVLCAVFIAFQYDKLPFVNNYDNYAAYFSEAGGIKPRNQVRVSGVGVGRVSDVRLEGNKVRVGFTVRKNVELGDRTEAAIKTETILGSKMLELTPRGGGRLRGPIPLERTTSPYDLPDALGDLTTQISGLDTIQLSKALTTLGDTLKETPPNLRPALEGVARFSETLNSRDAQLRSLLANANGVSTVLGRRSQQIAVLVQNSNALLTALLQERDSIDALMNNITAVSHQISGLVDENRTQLKPALDKLNGVLEVLDNRKEEIQRTLPKFKRYAMSFGEVLGSGPFFKAYVANLIPGQLSGPILDSRMYDRYLDPNQHLPSESVDPPTGSPPVPPELAPVPIWSQPPSPAPRPGPPPDYVPPDRGAP; this comes from the coding sequence ATGAGCCGGTTCAGAGGCAAGCCGGGCAAGAATCGCAACCCGGTCGTCCTGGGAGCGATGGGCGCCGTGATCGTCCTGTGCGCGGTCTTCATCGCCTTCCAATACGACAAGTTGCCGTTCGTCAACAACTACGACAACTACGCGGCGTATTTCTCCGAAGCCGGTGGCATCAAGCCCAGGAACCAGGTCCGGGTGTCCGGCGTTGGCGTGGGCCGGGTGTCCGATGTCCGCTTGGAAGGCAACAAGGTTCGGGTCGGTTTCACCGTCCGGAAGAACGTCGAGTTAGGCGATCGCACCGAAGCGGCCATCAAGACCGAGACCATTCTCGGGTCCAAGATGCTGGAGCTGACCCCGCGCGGCGGCGGTCGCCTGCGCGGCCCGATCCCGCTGGAACGCACCACCTCGCCCTACGACCTGCCCGATGCGTTGGGAGACTTGACCACTCAGATCAGTGGCCTTGACACCATCCAGCTGTCAAAGGCGCTGACGACGTTGGGGGACACCCTCAAGGAGACACCGCCGAACCTGCGGCCGGCGCTCGAGGGTGTCGCCCGGTTCTCGGAAACCCTCAACAGTCGCGACGCGCAGCTGCGCAGTCTGCTGGCGAACGCCAACGGTGTCAGCACGGTATTGGGTCGCCGCAGCCAGCAGATCGCCGTTCTGGTCCAGAACTCCAACGCACTACTGACGGCGTTGCTGCAAGAGCGTGATTCGATCGACGCCCTGATGAACAACATCACCGCGGTTTCGCACCAGATTTCTGGGCTCGTCGATGAAAACCGCACCCAGCTCAAGCCGGCGCTCGACAAGCTCAACGGCGTGCTCGAGGTCCTCGACAACCGTAAAGAGGAAATCCAAAGGACCTTGCCGAAGTTCAAGCGGTATGCCATGTCGTTCGGCGAGGTGCTGGGCTCCGGGCCGTTCTTCAAGGCTTACGTCGCGAACCTGATCCCCGGCCAGCTGAGCGGTCCGATCCTCGACTCGCGCATGTATGACCGGTATCTGGACCCCAACCAACACCTGCCGTCGGAGTCCGTCGACCCGCCGACCGGAAGTCCGCCCGTCCCACCGGAACTCGCCCCGGTGCCGATTTGGTCTCAGCCGCCCTCGCCGGCGCCCAGGCCGGGGCCGCCGCCGGACTATGTGCCACCCGATCGGGGGGCGCCGTGA
- a CDS encoding CAP domain-containing protein translates to MAAPVAHADNKRLNDSVVSAVYTIQHQAGCTNDVIPNNSLTLAAQWHADDMMNNRSINDDIGSDGSTPQDRANAAGFRGRVTETVATNPALSISSLELVKQWYYDDYSMSIIRDCANTAIGVWSVNSLDRTVVVAVFGQPAPR, encoded by the coding sequence TTGGCGGCCCCAGTCGCTCATGCCGACAACAAGCGGCTCAACGACAGTGTCGTCTCGGCCGTCTACACCATTCAGCACCAGGCCGGCTGCACCAACGATGTCATCCCGAACAACTCGCTGACCCTGGCCGCTCAATGGCACGCCGACGACATGATGAACAACCGAAGCATCAACGACGACATCGGATCCGACGGATCGACGCCGCAGGACCGGGCCAATGCCGCCGGGTTTCGCGGCCGGGTAACCGAGACGGTGGCGACCAACCCGGCCTTGTCGATCAGCAGCCTCGAGCTGGTCAAACAGTGGTACTACGACGACTATTCGATGTCCATCATCAGGGACTGCGCCAACACCGCCATCGGAGTGTGGTCGGTGAACAGCCTGGACCGCACCGTCGTGGTCGCCGTCTTTGGACAGCCGGCCCCGCGCTGA
- a CDS encoding MCE family protein, whose protein sequence is MSKGRQSLWKIWARVALFTAVCLVFTFALITVFGQFRFEDRVGYHAVFTNISGLKSGNFVRIAGAEVGKVGDITLHRDGTVTVDFAVDKKLRLTEGTRAVVRYENLIGDRFLALEQGAGSPHRLAPGATIPLARTSPALDIDALIGGFRPLFRALDPDQVNALSGQLLRVFQGQGGTLSSVLAQTASLTSTLAGRSELIGELITNLNTVLHTFATRDREFADGLDKLVEFVDGLAERKTDIANGLAYINAATGSIADLLVQARQPIKELVHETDRASGQILADGEYVDNLLRSLPDVYQVLSRQGLTGDYFGFYFCEVLLKVNGKGGNPIYVKLVGQPSGRCTPQ, encoded by the coding sequence ATGAGTAAAGGAAGGCAGAGCCTCTGGAAGATCTGGGCGCGCGTCGCGTTGTTCACCGCGGTGTGCCTGGTGTTCACGTTTGCGTTGATCACGGTGTTCGGACAGTTTCGCTTCGAAGACCGGGTCGGCTATCACGCGGTGTTCACCAATATTTCAGGGCTGAAGTCCGGCAACTTCGTGCGCATCGCCGGTGCGGAGGTCGGCAAGGTCGGCGACATCACCCTGCACCGCGACGGCACGGTGACCGTCGATTTCGCGGTGGACAAGAAACTGCGACTCACCGAAGGCACCCGGGCCGTGGTGCGCTACGAAAACCTGATCGGTGACCGGTTTCTCGCTCTCGAACAGGGTGCCGGGTCGCCGCACCGACTGGCGCCGGGCGCAACCATTCCGCTGGCGCGGACGTCGCCGGCGCTGGACATCGACGCATTGATCGGCGGGTTCCGGCCACTGTTCCGCGCGCTGGACCCAGACCAGGTCAACGCGCTCTCGGGGCAACTGTTGCGCGTCTTTCAGGGACAGGGCGGCACCCTGTCGTCGGTGCTGGCACAGACCGCGTCGCTGACCTCGACGCTGGCGGGGCGTAGCGAACTCATCGGCGAGCTGATCACCAACTTGAACACCGTGCTGCACACCTTCGCCACTCGCGACCGCGAATTCGCCGACGGCCTGGACAAACTGGTCGAATTTGTGGACGGTCTGGCAGAGCGCAAGACCGACATCGCCAACGGGCTGGCATACATCAACGCGGCGACCGGGTCGATCGCCGACCTACTCGTGCAGGCGCGCCAGCCGATCAAGGAGTTGGTACACGAGACCGACCGCGCGTCGGGTCAGATTCTTGCCGACGGTGAGTATGTCGACAACCTGCTCAGGTCGCTGCCCGACGTTTATCAAGTCCTGTCCAGACAAGGTCTGACGGGTGACTATTTCGGCTTCTACTTCTGCGAGGTCTTGCTCAAGGTGAACGGCAAAGGAGGGAACCCGATCTACGTGAAGCTGGTTGGCCAGCCCTCCGGACGGTGCACGCCGCAATGA
- a CDS encoding virulence factor Mce family protein has translation MNISRSLIRRATAVTLIATLVFASFLVGKSLWKHVDTNTYSAYFQNANGLFVGDEIRILGVAVGTVDKIEPQPTSSKVTFSVDKQYPIPADARAAILSPSLVTARAIQLVPAYSGGPTLASGAAIPLSRTAVPVEWDDFRKQLKALTESLQPGPDGVNSLGEFINATADNVRGEGETARDTIIKLSEAISALGDHADDIFSTVRNLQLLVSALHSSSDLLASFNRNLASVTTVLSNTPNEVANALQGLDGALADVRGFLAENRESMGVTFDRLSSITTALNDSRADIKQILHVVPTVFQNFVNIYQPAQGAMSGIIALNNFADIQQWICSSIEAAARRGLDRVAKLCMQYVEPIIKNRIYNFLPFGLNPFVGPQARPNEITYSEERLRPDFVPPEPPAPPAAPEALPAEQAAVPPPAPGPVVVDPSLGLQGLMVPQGPHS, from the coding sequence GTGAACATCAGCCGGAGCCTCATTCGCCGAGCCACGGCGGTCACCTTGATCGCAACCCTCGTTTTCGCTTCGTTTCTGGTCGGCAAGAGCCTGTGGAAACACGTTGATACGAACACCTATTCGGCGTATTTCCAGAACGCCAACGGCTTGTTCGTCGGCGACGAGATTCGCATCCTCGGCGTCGCGGTCGGCACGGTGGACAAGATCGAGCCGCAGCCCACGAGCTCGAAAGTGACCTTCTCCGTCGACAAGCAGTACCCGATCCCGGCCGATGCCCGCGCCGCGATCCTGTCGCCGTCGTTGGTGACCGCGCGGGCGATTCAGCTCGTCCCCGCCTACTCCGGTGGCCCCACCTTGGCCTCCGGGGCAGCCATTCCGCTGAGTCGTACCGCGGTGCCCGTCGAATGGGATGACTTCCGAAAGCAGTTGAAGGCGCTGACCGAGTCGCTGCAACCGGGTCCGGACGGCGTCAACTCGCTGGGCGAATTCATCAATGCCACCGCGGACAACGTGCGCGGCGAGGGGGAGACCGCGCGCGACACCATAATCAAGCTCTCCGAAGCGATTTCAGCGCTCGGCGATCACGCCGACGACATCTTCAGCACCGTACGCAATCTGCAACTGCTGGTATCGGCCCTGCACTCCAGCAGCGATCTGCTGGCGTCGTTCAACCGCAACCTGGCAAGTGTGACGACGGTGCTGTCCAACACCCCCAATGAGGTCGCCAACGCCCTGCAGGGCCTCGACGGGGCGTTGGCGGATGTGCGCGGCTTCCTCGCGGAGAACCGGGAATCGATGGGTGTCACGTTCGACCGGCTGAGTTCGATCACCACCGCGCTCAACGACAGCCGCGCCGACATCAAGCAGATTCTGCACGTGGTCCCGACGGTGTTTCAGAACTTCGTCAACATCTACCAGCCCGCGCAGGGCGCGATGAGCGGCATCATCGCGCTGAACAACTTCGCCGACATCCAGCAATGGATCTGCAGCTCAATCGAAGCGGCGGCCAGGCGGGGCTTGGATCGGGTGGCGAAGCTCTGCATGCAGTATGTCGAGCCGATCATCAAGAACCGCATCTACAACTTCTTGCCGTTCGGGCTCAACCCTTTTGTCGGCCCGCAGGCCCGACCCAACGAGATCACTTACAGCGAAGAGAGACTTCGTCCCGACTTCGTGCCCCCAGAGCCGCCCGCACCGCCCGCGGCCCCCGAGGCATTGCCCGCCGAGCAGGCTGCGGTGCCCCCTCCCGCGCCGGGGCCGGTCGTCGTGGACCCGAGCCTAGGTCTGCAGGGGCTGATGGTTCCGCAGGGGCCCCACTCATGA
- a CDS encoding MCE family protein: MLRLNRKTWIQLAVLSLVTVLSCGAMIFNYMRLPETLFGVGEYTVTVDLKESGGLYENAVVTYRGTDVGQVKSVNVTADGVQAVLAMRSSVQVPSDVKASVHSRSAVGEQYIELTPLPGKDLEHSRQLRAGDKIPAGNVDVPIDIGLLLDMTNRALQAIPRENLRTVMNESDRAVGGLGPELSRIVDGSAALAISGGRNVDSLATLIDQAPPVLNSQVQTSEAIATWAAQTAAITAQFKAQDAALRDLMTQGSEGLEEGRALFDRVAPALPVLMANLVSLGDIAVVYRHDIEQILVLLPQGIAVMAGSLVPNTGTKQDYRGFYLDFNLNMNLPPPCTTGFLPPTQRRAPSNVDAPDRPAADLYCRIPQDSELNVRGARNIPCETKPWKRAPTVELCESDEEYVPLNDGYNWKGDPNATYSGQGVPQYPPGQDPRLPPPRGTAPAPPPVAPPIAPPVAVATYDPASGDYVGPDGHRYTEADLAHPRAKNWQSLLVPTP; the protein is encoded by the coding sequence ATGCTGCGCCTGAACCGCAAGACCTGGATCCAATTGGCAGTTCTGTCATTGGTGACGGTGTTGTCTTGTGGTGCAATGATTTTCAACTACATGCGGTTGCCGGAGACGTTGTTCGGGGTGGGCGAGTACACCGTGACGGTCGACTTGAAGGAGTCGGGCGGGCTGTACGAAAACGCCGTCGTCACCTACCGCGGCACCGACGTGGGTCAGGTCAAGTCGGTCAACGTCACCGCCGACGGCGTGCAAGCGGTGCTCGCCATGCGATCCAGCGTGCAGGTGCCGTCCGACGTAAAGGCATCGGTGCACAGCCGTTCGGCGGTGGGAGAGCAGTACATCGAGCTGACCCCGCTGCCCGGCAAGGATCTCGAGCATTCCCGCCAACTGCGTGCCGGGGACAAGATTCCCGCCGGCAATGTCGACGTGCCCATCGACATCGGACTTCTGCTCGACATGACTAACCGAGCGTTACAGGCCATTCCGCGGGAGAACCTGCGCACGGTGATGAACGAGTCCGATCGGGCGGTCGGCGGCCTCGGGCCCGAGTTGTCCCGGATCGTCGACGGGTCGGCGGCGCTGGCGATCTCCGGCGGGCGCAACGTCGACTCGCTCGCCACTCTGATCGACCAGGCCCCACCGGTGTTGAACTCCCAGGTGCAGACCTCGGAGGCGATCGCCACCTGGGCGGCGCAAACCGCCGCGATCACGGCCCAGTTCAAGGCGCAGGATGCGGCGCTGCGTGACCTGATGACGCAGGGCAGCGAAGGCCTGGAGGAAGGTCGGGCGCTGTTCGATCGGGTCGCTCCGGCATTGCCGGTGTTGATGGCCAACCTGGTCAGCCTCGGGGACATCGCCGTCGTCTACCGCCACGACATCGAGCAGATCCTGGTGCTGCTCCCGCAGGGCATCGCCGTCATGGCCGGTTCCCTGGTGCCGAACACCGGCACCAAGCAGGACTACCGCGGCTTCTATCTCGATTTCAATCTCAACATGAACTTGCCCCCACCGTGCACCACCGGCTTCCTGCCGCCGACGCAGCGACGCGCGCCGTCCAACGTCGACGCTCCCGACCGGCCCGCCGCGGACCTGTACTGCCGGATACCGCAAGACTCGGAACTCAATGTCCGTGGCGCACGCAACATTCCATGCGAGACCAAGCCGTGGAAGCGGGCACCCACCGTCGAGCTGTGTGAAAGCGACGAAGAGTACGTACCGCTCAACGACGGTTACAACTGGAAAGGTGACCCCAACGCCACTTACAGCGGCCAGGGCGTGCCACAGTATCCGCCGGGACAAGATCCGCGCCTACCACCGCCGCGGGGCACCGCGCCGGCGCCCCCGCCGGTAGCCCCCCCGATAGCCCCGCCAGTAGCCGTGGCCACCTACGACCCGGCCTCCGGTGACTACGTCGGACCCGACGGGCACCGGTACACCGAAGCCGATTTGGCGCACCCGCGTGCCAAGAACTGGCAATCACTCTTGGTGCCAACACCGTGA
- a CDS encoding NAD-dependent malic enzyme, with protein sequence MGDVNVPRFPAALSTPSLNRGVGFTHEERRRLGLTGRLPSAVLTLEQQAERVWRQLQTMATDLGRNLLLEQLHYRHELLYFKMLTDHLPELMPVVYTPTVGEAIQRFSDEYRGQRGLFLSIDQPEDVGPAFETLGQGPDDIDLIVCTDAEAILGIGDWGVGGIQIAVGKLALYTAGGGIDPRRTLAVSLDVGTDNEQLLQDPFYLGVRHGRRRGEEYDKFIDHYIETAHQMFPRALLHFEDFGPANARKILQKYGSKYCVFNDDVQGTGAVVVAAVDGGTEANGTRFRDQRIIVFGAGTAGIGVADQIRDAIVADGATIEQAESQIWAIDKQGLLFDDMADLRDFQVPYAKNRRELGVAPGERVGLLEAIKLASPTVLLGSSAVSGAFTQEVVEAMTACCERPMIFPLSNPTSRMEAMPVDIVQWSKGKALIATGSPAAPVEYNGVTYTIGQANNVLVFPGIGLGVIISGARLLTQGMLHAAAKAIALLANPKDPGDSLLPDVCDLRSTSAAVAEAVYEAAVADGVATRTHDNVKQAIQDTMWWPTYD encoded by the coding sequence ATGGGCGATGTCAACGTCCCACGTTTTCCCGCCGCGCTGTCCACACCCAGTCTCAATCGCGGGGTCGGGTTCACCCATGAGGAGCGGCGACGGCTGGGGCTGACCGGGCGGCTTCCGTCCGCGGTACTCACGCTCGAGCAGCAGGCGGAGCGGGTGTGGCGCCAATTGCAAACCATGGCAACGGATTTGGGACGCAATCTGCTGCTCGAGCAGTTGCACTACCGCCACGAACTGCTGTACTTCAAGATGCTGACCGACCATCTGCCCGAGCTGATGCCGGTGGTGTACACACCCACCGTCGGGGAAGCCATCCAGCGGTTCTCCGACGAATACCGCGGGCAACGGGGACTTTTCCTCAGCATCGACCAACCCGAGGACGTCGGCCCGGCCTTCGAAACGCTCGGCCAAGGACCCGACGACATCGACCTGATCGTGTGCACCGACGCCGAGGCGATCCTGGGTATCGGCGACTGGGGCGTCGGAGGCATCCAGATCGCGGTGGGCAAATTGGCCTTGTACACCGCCGGCGGCGGCATCGACCCGCGCCGCACCTTGGCGGTGTCACTCGATGTCGGCACCGACAACGAACAGCTACTGCAGGATCCGTTCTATCTGGGCGTTCGCCATGGCCGACGGCGTGGCGAGGAATACGACAAGTTCATCGACCACTACATCGAAACCGCGCACCAGATGTTTCCTCGGGCGCTGCTGCATTTCGAAGACTTCGGCCCGGCGAACGCGCGCAAGATCCTGCAGAAATACGGCTCGAAATACTGCGTGTTCAACGACGACGTGCAAGGGACCGGCGCGGTGGTCGTGGCCGCCGTCGACGGCGGGACGGAGGCCAACGGCACTCGGTTCCGCGACCAACGCATCATCGTGTTCGGCGCCGGCACGGCCGGGATCGGTGTCGCCGATCAGATCAGGGACGCCATCGTCGCCGACGGCGCCACCATAGAGCAGGCCGAGTCGCAGATCTGGGCCATCGACAAGCAGGGCCTGCTCTTCGACGACATGGCGGACCTGCGCGACTTCCAGGTGCCCTACGCGAAGAACCGTAGAGAGCTGGGCGTTGCGCCCGGGGAACGGGTGGGACTGCTCGAGGCCATCAAGTTGGCCTCCCCCACCGTCCTGCTCGGCAGCTCGGCGGTGTCCGGCGCGTTCACCCAAGAAGTGGTCGAGGCGATGACGGCCTGCTGCGAGCGGCCGATGATCTTCCCACTGTCCAACCCGACCTCCCGGATGGAGGCCATGCCCGTCGACATCGTGCAGTGGTCGAAGGGCAAGGCCCTCATCGCCACCGGAAGCCCGGCCGCGCCGGTGGAATACAACGGGGTCACTTACACCATCGGCCAGGCCAACAATGTGCTGGTCTTCCCGGGCATCGGGCTCGGGGTGATCATCTCCGGCGCTCGGTTGCTGACCCAGGGCATGTTGCACGCCGCTGCCAAAGCGATTGCGCTGCTGGCCAACCCGAAGGATCCGGGCGACTCGCTGTTGCCCGATGTTTGCGACTTGCGGTCCACGTCGGCGGCGGTCGCCGAAGCCGTCTATGAGGCCGCCGTGGCCGACGGAGTCGCGACAAGAACGCACGACAACGTCAAACAGGCCATCCAGGACACGATGTGGTGGCCCACCTACGACTGA
- a CDS encoding Mce protein, producing the protein MADEPDTPDVEVDDVTESVDVTEAEDVEDTDLDEVDEVQEADESDEGEGTSTDRPARRRPTPVVWALVASGFIVALLIGLTGWYGYRAYHEHEAKAQRELFLAAARQGAVNLTTIDYTEVDTDVQRILDSSTGAFRDDFERRAAPFVELVKAAQSKSEGTVTEAGLEEQHGDSAQVLVAVAVKSRTAAGEEAPREWRMRIEVKAVGDDAKMSSVVFVP; encoded by the coding sequence ATGGCCGACGAACCTGACACCCCGGATGTCGAAGTCGATGACGTCACCGAATCCGTGGACGTTACCGAGGCTGAAGACGTTGAAGACACCGACCTCGACGAGGTCGACGAAGTCCAAGAGGCGGACGAGTCCGACGAGGGCGAGGGCACGTCCACCGACCGGCCCGCGCGCCGGCGCCCCACCCCGGTCGTCTGGGCACTGGTCGCTTCCGGTTTCATCGTGGCACTGCTGATCGGATTGACCGGCTGGTATGGATACCGCGCCTACCACGAGCATGAGGCCAAGGCGCAGCGCGAATTGTTCTTGGCCGCCGCACGTCAGGGAGCGGTGAACCTGACAACCATCGACTACACCGAAGTCGACACCGACGTACAGCGGATCCTGGACTCGTCCACCGGAGCGTTCCGGGACGACTTCGAGCGGCGGGCCGCTCCGTTCGTCGAACTCGTCAAGGCGGCGCAGTCGAAGTCAGAAGGCACGGTCACCGAGGCCGGATTGGAAGAGCAGCACGGTGATTCGGCTCAGGTGCTGGTGGCGGTCGCGGTGAAGTCGCGCACCGCCGCCGGCGAGGAGGCACCAAGGGAATGGCGGATGCGAATAGAGGTCAAGGCCGTCGGCGACGACGCCAAGATGTCGAGCGTGGTGTTCGTGCCATGA
- a CDS encoding MBL fold metallo-hydrolase has translation MIFEQHYLTCLSQASYLVGDESTGRAVVVDPRRDVGVYLEQAAQLGLRIERVIETHIHADFLSGHLELAAATGAVICYGEAAEVEYPIEPLRDGQRISLGEVTFEILATPGHTPESISVVVYEHPDDEVPYGVLTGDTLFVGDVGRPDLLVGAGISADNLARRLYQSLHGKLLKLPDTTRVFPAHGAGSACGKNLSSETCSTIGEQRRSNYAANITDVDAFVASLTSDQAVQPRYFEYDARRNRQQRQLLNGKPPDLLAIDEVWTHAQAGANLLDSRGPADFAAGHLRGAVNVSLDGRFAEWAGAVLDYDRDIVLVGDPAQALEARVRLARVGLDRVVGQLDDLATVFAVRPELVQHTRRHTADQLGQLHESTPDLQLVDVRGKGEVGDGTIPGAHHIPLPALADSLAQLDRAAPVVAYCASGTRSMIAASLLQASGFADVADLSGGFGAWQGHQS, from the coding sequence ATGATTTTCGAGCAGCATTATCTGACCTGTCTCTCGCAAGCCTCGTACCTCGTCGGTGACGAGAGCACCGGCCGGGCCGTCGTGGTGGATCCACGCCGCGACGTCGGCGTGTACCTCGAGCAGGCGGCACAACTCGGCCTGCGTATCGAGCGGGTCATCGAGACGCACATTCACGCTGACTTCCTCAGTGGGCACCTGGAATTGGCCGCCGCGACCGGCGCGGTGATCTGCTACGGGGAGGCGGCCGAGGTCGAGTACCCCATTGAGCCACTGCGCGACGGGCAACGAATCTCATTGGGTGAGGTGACCTTTGAGATCCTCGCGACACCCGGTCACACCCCGGAGTCGATCTCCGTCGTGGTGTATGAGCACCCGGACGACGAGGTGCCCTACGGCGTGCTCACCGGTGACACGCTGTTCGTCGGTGACGTGGGGCGACCAGATCTGCTGGTGGGTGCAGGAATTTCGGCGGACAACCTCGCCCGCAGGCTCTACCAGTCGTTGCACGGGAAGCTGCTCAAGCTGCCCGATACGACACGAGTGTTTCCCGCGCATGGCGCCGGCTCTGCCTGCGGCAAGAACTTGTCCAGCGAGACCTGCTCCACCATCGGCGAACAGCGCCGCAGCAATTACGCGGCCAACATCACCGACGTGGACGCATTCGTCGCCTCGCTCACGTCGGACCAGGCGGTGCAACCGCGGTACTTCGAATACGACGCGCGGCGCAACCGACAGCAGCGCCAGCTGTTGAACGGCAAGCCACCGGACCTCTTGGCCATCGATGAGGTATGGACGCACGCCCAGGCCGGCGCGAACCTGCTCGACAGCCGCGGACCCGCCGACTTCGCGGCCGGACATTTGCGCGGGGCAGTCAACGTCAGCCTGGACGGGCGCTTCGCCGAGTGGGCCGGCGCCGTGTTGGACTACGACCGCGACATCGTTCTGGTCGGGGATCCCGCACAGGCGCTGGAGGCCCGAGTGCGCCTTGCCCGGGTGGGGTTGGACCGGGTGGTCGGTCAATTAGACGACCTTGCAACGGTTTTCGCGGTCCGCCCGGAGCTTGTTCAGCACACCCGCCGCCACACCGCCGATCAGCTTGGCCAGCTGCACGAATCGACACCCGACCTGCAGCTGGTCGACGTGCGCGGCAAGGGCGAGGTGGGCGACGGCACGATACCCGGAGCGCACCACATCCCGCTGCCGGCGCTGGCCGACTCCCTGGCCCAGCTCGACCGGGCGGCGCCGGTGGTGGCGTACTGCGCCAGCGGCACCCGCTCCATGATCGCCGCCAGCCTGCTTCAGGCGTCAGGCTTCGCCGACGTCGCGGACCTGTCCGGCGGTTTCGGCGCCTGGCAAGGGCATCAGTCGTAG
- a CDS encoding virulence factor Mce family protein, whose protein sequence is MRRAIVVVLSVASIAVLPGCAGWHGLNSLTLPGTAGGGPGSYTIQAQLPDVVNIQENTRVRVDDVNIGNVTKIEVQDWHALVTMRINGDVHLPANATAKIGQTSLLGSMHVELAPPKDEPPVGELKDGSLIPLSHASMYPTTEQTLASVSVLLNGGGLAQLQEITQAVAKAFAGRENDMRSLLQQIDEFIAGTNEQTDDIIGAAENLNALAGQFAAKDEAVDKALTSVPKALAVLAKEREQIADAIDQLGKFSAIAADVLHQSKESLVNNLRQFAPVLRRLADAGPSLTKGLDGLATYPWPTSTVTNWFRGDYANLTMIVDLTLSRIDTGIFTGTRWEGNMTRLELQWGRTIGMQPSPATAGNPLTFPYHFESY, encoded by the coding sequence ATGAGGCGCGCCATCGTCGTTGTACTGAGCGTTGCGTCCATCGCCGTGCTGCCGGGCTGCGCCGGTTGGCACGGCCTGAACTCGTTGACCCTCCCGGGGACCGCGGGTGGGGGACCGGGCTCCTACACCATCCAGGCGCAGCTGCCCGATGTGGTGAACATCCAGGAAAACACCCGGGTTCGGGTCGACGACGTCAACATCGGCAACGTCACCAAGATCGAGGTGCAGGACTGGCACGCGCTGGTAACCATGCGCATCAACGGCGATGTGCACCTGCCGGCCAACGCCACCGCCAAGATCGGCCAGACCAGCCTGCTGGGTTCGATGCACGTCGAACTTGCGCCACCCAAGGATGAGCCGCCCGTGGGCGAACTCAAAGACGGTTCGCTCATTCCGTTGTCGCACGCGAGCATGTACCCGACCACCGAGCAGACCCTGGCATCCGTCTCGGTGCTGCTGAATGGCGGCGGGTTGGCGCAACTGCAGGAAATCACGCAGGCCGTCGCAAAAGCGTTCGCGGGCCGTGAAAACGACATGCGCAGCTTGTTGCAGCAGATCGACGAGTTCATCGCGGGCACGAATGAGCAGACCGACGACATCATCGGCGCCGCCGAGAATCTCAACGCGCTGGCCGGCCAGTTCGCCGCCAAGGACGAGGCCGTCGACAAGGCGCTGACCAGCGTGCCCAAAGCGTTGGCGGTTCTGGCCAAGGAGCGCGAACAGATTGCCGATGCGATCGATCAGCTCGGCAAGTTCAGCGCGATCGCGGCGGACGTCCTGCACCAGAGCAAGGAATCTCTGGTGAACAATCTGCGCCAATTCGCGCCGGTGCTACGGCGGCTCGCGGACGCCGGTCCGTCGCTGACCAAGGGCCTGGACGGGTTGGCAACGTATCCCTGGCCGACGTCCACGGTGACCAACTGGTTCCGTGGCGACTACGCCAACCTGACCATGATCGTCGACCTGACCCTGAGCCGGATAGATACCGGCATATTCACCGGCACTCGCTGGGAAGGCAACATGACGCGCTTGGAACTGCAGTGGGGCCGCACGATCGGCATGCAGCCGAGCCCGGCCACCGCCGGCAACCCGCTGACCTTCCCTTACCACTTCGAGAGTTACTGA